The following are encoded in a window of Carya illinoinensis cultivar Pawnee chromosome 15, C.illinoinensisPawnee_v1, whole genome shotgun sequence genomic DNA:
- the LOC122296918 gene encoding protein FAR1-RELATED SEQUENCE 3-like, protein MEGQLSNINTSSVTSRFQGTEDNKPDVGETKLPCASSRVEEINSDKPDAQDTEYDSDGTSKKMQMDGDDEPKLGMKFNSLEDLMSYYKECGKKCGFGVMTKSSERGEDETVRYVTLACACGGKARNRILNVANSRPTGKTEYINDLASIRMNRSFRSLVVGAGGFENLPFLENGCRNYIEKAKHLRLGAGGAGALQDYFLRMQYKNIGFFALMDLDDDGRLKNVFWADPHSRVAYQYFGDVVTFDITYLMNRYKMPFAPFVGVNYQGQSILLGAGLISSEDTETFMWLFQTWL, encoded by the exons ATGGAAGGCCAGTTGTCAAACATCAATACAAGCTCCGTTACAAGCAGATTTCAGGGTACAGAGGATAATAAACCCGATGTTGGGGAAACCAAATTGCCATGTGCATCTTCTAGAGTtgaagaaattaattctgataaacCAGATGCACAAGATACCGAGTATGACAGTGACGGAACATCTAAGAAAATGCAAATGGATGGTGATGATGAGCCAAAGTTGGGGATGAAGTTTAATTCCCTAGAAGATTTAATGAGTTATTATAAAGAATGTGGTAAGAAATGTGGATTTGGGGTAATGACTAAAAGCAGTGAGAGGGGAGAGGATGAGACTGTTAGATATGTCACCCTTGCATGTGCCTGTGGTGGGAAGGCTCGGAATAGAATCTTGAATGTCGCCAACTCACGTCCGACAGGAAAGACGGAgt ATATAAATGATTTGGCTAGCATTCGAATGAACAGGAGTTTCAGGTCTCTTGTTGTAGGCGCGGGTGGATTTGAGAATCTCCCCTTTTTGGAAAATGGTTGTCGTAACTACATTGAGAAGGCTAAACATCTACGACTGGGCGCAGGTGGTGCTGGAGCACTTCAAGACTATTTTTTACGGATGCAGTACAAAAATATAGGGTTCTTTGCACTGATGGACTTGGATGATGACGGGAGGCTAAAGAATGTATTTTGGGCAGACCCCCATAGTAGAGTTGCCTACCAATATTTCGGTGATGTGGTAACTTTCGACATCACATATTTGATGAATCGATATAagatgccatttgcaccatttgttggtgtaaactaCCAAGGGCAGTCAATTTTGTTGGGAGCTGGCTTGATTTCATCTGAGGATACTGAGACTTTCATGTGGTTATTCCAGACCTGGTTGTag